Sequence from the Toxoplasma gondii ME49 chromosome Ib, whole genome shotgun sequence genome:
GGGcggcgggagagaaacgaaggtgTTGCCTCTTCCACCATCTCTGAAGCCCCAGGCTGTCCCTTCATCTTCTCCGCCGAAcctcgagagacgaagagacccGTCGCGCTCGTCTTCCCCTCCCAGCATGGAAGTTTCAGCCTCCTCGCCCCCGACCGTTCGACGACCCCGCAGAGATCCGGAGTTCGCGTGGCGACCGCCTTGAGATCCACTTGGCGACGGTCTCTGATTTGTGAGTCCAGCGGCTGTGGGGCTCGCACGGGGCCACTGGCCCCCAAGGCGACTCGCTTCGTGGACAGCGTCCCGAGCGTCGCGTTTGAGGCCAGCAGCCtctcggagacagacggagaggaaagcacaCAGGGGGTAGAGTTGTCTCGGGAGAACCATCCTGCCGTCGTCTGTTTCGAGACGGAAGAcgtcgtcgtcctcgtcctcttcgtctcccgagTCTTCGTCCGCCTCTTCCCCGTATCGTCGCGAGGAGCTTCTCCTGCGTttgctcttctgcctcgcctcttGTCCAGACAACTCCCGCGATTTGCCGCTGAGTCGCCCTGGAGTGCCCCGGCCCAGTGGTGCAGCCATGGCGTCGATATCTTCCAGCAGGTCAAGGAAGCAGTCTGtgtcctcgttcttcctgcCTCGGCGTCGCGACGGCGAAGCCGcgcttgttcttctcctgaATGGCGCGACGCTGAAAGGCCCAGCAACAGCTAGAGCGGGTTGcaggaggacagagacatcGACCACTGAGGGAACAGGGAAGGTCCTTTggtccctctctctgtcatcCACAGACCCGCTGCTGGGGGCCGAGAGGCCCCCGGAGGcgacgtggaggctgaggaGCCGCCGGTGGAGGCCTGTTGACGGCCTCTCTGCGAAATGGAGACCAGGAAGAATGAGAGATGggtctccagagaaactgaatccctcttcttctgcatccaGATAAAAACTCGAGTGGTGcgagtctcttcctcgcgcgaGTTCGCCCCCTTCCCACTTGCTATTGTGttcgctcctgtctccagctgcagagacCCCGGCGCGGCGCCCATACCCACGGCCGCCGCCCCGATGTCCGCCGCGTCCGttgaggagaaacaggaggtctcgaggcgcgagagaaggaaaagagaaggagataCGTTTGCAAGACGCCCGACAGACCGCAGACAGGAGGCGCGTGAGCATGAACGTGAGATTGGCAtccagaaaaacgaacggaGACGGCATGAGTCTCGGCGACGCATTAGGCAGTACGTGTCGAATCCGAAGCTGAGAGTAGAGACTAGGCCCCACCCTTCGCATCTTTCGTACCTCTTCAGGGAGCTGAACTGCACTCACGGCATCTGCCACGGGAGTTCGAGACGCCGAGTCCCCTTGAATCTGGAACGGAGATGCATCCGAAACTTGAGAGAGACATCGCATCTgcaaagcgcatgcagaagaccCGCGAATGTTCGTTGCTCGACAGCCTCCGCCTCGAACTTCTTCAAGTTggcgcgcgtctctcgggCTCCTTGCCCTTCTTCTGGTAACTGtgcgccgtcttctcctgtcttcgcGTGCTGCCAGTTCTTCCCGAGCAGTTGTGAAAGTTCGGAGAATTCGCGAAACGCcttgaagaaggagaaactccGTTCGCTCGTCCAGAGACGATgaaagaagacgcacgcGCCCCAAGACTGTGTAGGGCGTGAAGGCTTCTCCAGCCGCAATGGCGGCCTCCGCGGCTGCGAAAGACAGACAGTTCCTGGGAGAATCTGGGGCATGTCCCTCCCATGAGGAGTCGCCTTTCGCCTCCGATTCCGGCAAACCCACCTCGTCTTCGCCAAATCGGTGTGggcgacaggagacagactgCGAGTTCGGACTCGCTCCACAGAGACCCAACGAGACCAGCGGGCTCGCGCCGGCATCGGGGACCGATAACCTATCTGAGGCAGGCAGGAGGTCCAGGTGGGGGCGAGAGATTccggaaggagaggcgacagagcgcCACTGTCTCTCCGAAGACACAGCTTCGTCGGAGTCAGCAAGGGCGGACTGAAGAGCTGGGAGAAACGGCCTAGAAGGCCACCCAGTGGCGGGACCTGCAGCTTCGTATGAGTCAGAAGGAGCCATATCAAGGGTGGCGGTCGGCGGAGACTGGCACgatgacagagaaggaagcttGGAGTTTGGAGAAGTCTTCGAAACGTCAGGTGGGAATATGACATTTGCGTGAAGTGGATCTTGAAAGTCAACAGGTGGAGCGCGCGAGTCCGAAGACGTACACGaaggtgcagagacaggaggagacgaaggagagactggagaagaaggagagagaggggaagaaggagagcgcagagaagaaggtgagagagGGGAtgaatgagagagagaggacgaagcagagaaaggcgaggaagacgggaGTCGAGGCCTCATGATGAAGAGGTTCCCTTGAGAAGTTCACAGAAGTTGAGTTCAGCAAAACTgcgggaaggagagaccACGACAAAAGTCAATGAGGTTGACAAGATCAGGCACAGGTGCGCCGAGGGGAGACAATCGCGAGTCCCGGTTTGTTAAGACAGATGCCAGGaatccttcgcctcctgcaAAGGGGCAAAAAATCGTAACGGACAAGAAGCACTGGCGAACGCACAACTCGGGCTGTAGCAAAGCCTGCCCCAAGTGGGAAGCTCTGGAGAGAACGCTACTTTGGCATGTtgacgaggagacaagagcgGAGTAAACGCATTTCTGACTGCCTGGGAAGGCACACAAGCCGCTGTGGGAAGCCGCCGAGGTTGCCGAGAACACAAATCACGCAGGAGCGGATGTTGAGTGAGTTCATCCGGAAGGACGGAATTGGGAAGTTGTGGCGATGCGTccagaacagaaaaaacggattTGACAGAAAACCCTGAACCCAAGGCAGACAGCCggcgaaacgaagcagaacaAATTGAAAAAGTTCGCAGAAGAGGCGCGCTAGAAGAGCAGCAATCGCTTACGGTGCGTCGGGTCTCGATACAGAGGGGAAGTAACGCCGACTTCCTGGGAGAGAACCCAGTCAGCTTGTCGCGAAGGACTGGGGCAGAGGGAGGTAGGTGAGCTGCTTGAGTCCGTTAGGAAGCACTCGATGAGTGACAAGACAGAGCATCAACGGGGAAAAAGTTTggcaaaaaaaagaaaaacctCTACGAGTCTCGGCGGCCGCGGACAGACCCGCCAGGCAGCCACGCGGAACAAGCGAACACGGGTGtcagaagcgggagaaaatcgaagcgaaagaacgagaaacccTTCTTTTTTGAGGCTTGGCGACTCATGCTCCATCCCTTTTTTTCCCTCTCCGCAACCAGCttgagagaaacgcgggcATCCAACGATCAGCTTGGATTTTTGTCGCACGCGAACCGTCCAGACAAAGCGCGCGCGCCACCCGACTCTCTTCCCTTTgcgaagaggaacagaaaaaggCAGCGGATTCAGACTAGCTCTTTTTACGTAGAAAGCTCGCGTTTTTTGCTGGAatcaagaagaaaagccaGACGCCTACACAAGAACTTCCGGAAGTTCCTTTTCGCGCGCTTCAACCGCCTTCTTTCGAAGCCCTTTTTTCCCAGCGCGCGGCGCGAATTGCTCTCTCCAGCTGGACGTTTAGCGTTTAGGCTTGAGGGGTCACGCGTTTTGGTTGTCTGTGGTTTTTAACAAAGACGACGCGGGAAATGCCGCCAGCGTGGAAGCCTTTGATGACGGAGACCGTGAGGACAggctttctcccttccagCTTCCTCGGAACACGGGAAAGTGAAACGAAAGTCTCGCCTTGACTTGGCTGCTAGCAAGCGAtgaagagacacggagaatGGATGCAACCGCAGAGAGTCGGTCGCCATAGAATCGCGAGGCGCCAGTTGAAATGTTCGTCGCTGAAACTCCTTCCACAAGTTCGGGATCTCAAACGTTttcgcagaagaagcgcaaaCGCTTGAGTTGGAAACACCGCGAACGCGGACGAAGAGCGTGTAAGacacgagaggaagacagtgCGCGGGGAGGCTGGGGCAGCCCCAGGCGGTCTTGGCAGGGGGGAAAAACTGAAGCAAGAAGTGGAGCAGTACGCTTCCtagaaaaaacgagactcCTTTTTCTAGTCGCGTCTATTTCTCCTTTTAAGAAAATCGAATTCCACCGTGAGGGTGACAAGAGCTTAGAGGGACAGGTCACTTACTACGGGTCTACTGGGAAAGGCAGATCTGTATATATAGCGCCAGCAGCCAGCTCTCCAGAGAGGGAAACCTGCACATGCACGAACCTCCTTTGGCAACTGAAGAAAGCCATAGCCTCCTTCAAATGCCAACGGGTTTACAATGTGTTGGACGTGGCTATAAGTGTTTATATTTGTCGGTTAAATATCTCCCTTAGTTTCTACACGGGCTGCACGACTCGCAGCAAGGCGGACCGGAAGAGCCGTTCATGGAATAGCGACAGTGCAGTAGTATACAGAAAGTGCCCTGAATCACGAGATGTTTAGGAGGAAAATTTTCACTCAGACTTAAACGAGGAACATCTGCGGTTAGTGATCCATAAAGTGCCGAAGAAATATGTATCTTCCTGCAAACCACAACAGCGCTTGTGCACATCGCGCATATCGCCTTCGCGATGCACAGGAGTCACAGAAGGCCTCTAAAAAGGCGCCTATTAGTAGTGAATGCGTATATATTTCTCTTTCCGCTCGAATTCAAGAGAGTGGGGCGGCGTGCCCTCTTCTCATCCTGGAACCGAAACGAGGAAACCTTGTTTCGGCGAGGACGAACCTGGAGAAGAGTAACACATGACGCGTTGGATGTTGGCTTTGCTTCTGGTCATGAAAACCGAAAATACacggagaaaggacagaaatACGTTACAGCATCCACTACGGAAAGGCAAGCCTCCTGAGAGTGCTATGTCGTTCCTCATGTATGTCTCCGTAGTTGACACCGTCGAAGATGTTCAACTTGGCGTGTCACTGTGCTCAAAAGCTTCTTAAAGCCTTGTTCAAGCGAAGTGACAACACGAGAGTTATTGCAAACGGTGTTGCAGCATTTCATCCTGCCGttctgagaaaaaacgcgacgcCGCAACGCTGCCCGCAGGTAGAGACTGTGGTATGCCGTGCTAGTTGAGCTACAAGGGAAAAGGGGGAAAGACGAGCGTCTGTCATTCAGTTCCCCGCCAAGGCAGAGGTGTCTGATGCGAAAATCAAGAAATAACTTGTGTGCTCTCTGTATCAAGAGATGTCATGGAACACAGAACGTCTCCTTAGAACATGGGAGAGGCTCAGTGAGGTCAAGAAAAAACATCAAAATGGTAACAGCACTCCAGCAGTGGTGACGGCGAGAACCCTGGGGGAGACAGTgctgaaaaaagacaagggaGTTCTCTCAGTTGCTTCTATTCCCGCTGCATCCTTTTAGTCTCCAACCATGGCCGGGGATAACAGTGAGACACGCACGCTCTCACTTCGTGTGATGTCTCAGCTTTAGAATATGTATCTTCTCTCTTTACTTTGTGTTTTCAAACCTTTTCTGGATGGTAttttgttttctgtggcgaggagagaagaagctgcgttcttcgcgtctctcatGTGACTGCTACTGTGCATCTGTTGTCTCGgttgcctttctccttttctcatTCTCTCCCCATCCGAGACCAAAGGAAGAGTCGAGCCCCCGACAGAAAAAGTGCATGTAAATTGAAACACACCGCTCGTGTCTACTCAAAGGCGGAAGTAGACGACGTTGTAGAGACACAGCCAGTTGAACTCCTTGCACTACTTTAGCAGAGGTAATCAGGGTGAGGACTCACCTGTGGAGGTTCGGCAAACTCGGAAAAATCTGCACTGGTCTGGTGGGGGAAATGAGTGAGAGGACAATCCACTTTCattctggaaaaaaagaccGTCAAGATCTGTAAAAAGATCTCAACTCCCGAGCAGTCAAAGAGTAGCGCACGGAAACACAAAGACGGACggaggtcgagagagacgcagatggTACCGAGGCAGAAGGCTAGAACAGCGACTgcaaagcgacagagaacgaagcaCAGAGATGCAGGGAGAGtaaagagacaggaggatGGAGAGAGGAATGGATTGTGAATacggaagggagagaacaacgATGGAATCAGACGGGCAAAACATATTCGTTTGTCTTCCTGTAGGCCCCATGTTCTCTGGCGTCTTTCAGCGGAGCTCACTTTCCTTCAGGGTGTTGCATTTGTTCCCTTTCTTGTATATGCAAGGCAATGGCGCCACCAGACctgtttgtttttcgtcCTTTCAGCCCAAATGTTTGCCTAACACAAAAGCTAATGCTACATCATTCGCGAACGAGAACCCCCCGGCGCCTGAGCCAAGTACATCTATCGCGTATGCATCTCTCGCTTGCTTTTCCTAAAAAGAAGGGCCGATATCTtcacgaaaaaaagaatatcgttcttctcctcacaCTTTTCCATGGAGTCGATCCCGATCCTgatgtctctcctcgcctcgtcTACCCAGAGATTGAGAGAAGGGAACCTTTTCTCTGCGCGGTGACTTTTCTCTGACGGCACACACACTTGCATGTGTCTCTTCGAGGCGAATTGTTTCTCGGCTGTcacttcgttttctttcgtctccacttccccccccccccctcccccgtCACTTGTAATCGTGCAACTCGCGAATTTTTCCTCTGATTCTCCTCAGTAGACCAGCTCGAACTTCGGTTTCCACCCTCAGTCTTAGGTCCACCTTTCCTGACCGTCGGATTCGCGGCGTTCTCCGTTCGACGACGCCTGTGTTTTGTCCCTGATTTTTCAAGGTCATTCTTGAGCAAGGCAAGTGTATTGAGCCGTGGGAAATGAACTCTTGGTCTGAAGCACACTGAAGTCTCCTCGTTCCCCTCGGCCGTCCTCCTTTTCAGCTGGACACTCTCTGGTCTCAAAGACCCAGCGCAGCCGCACGCGTGGCGTTTCCTGGCATGTCTCGAAAGCCTCCTCCTATTTtcgcttgtttctctctttccactcTCACCAAATGGCTCGGTGGAGCTGCTCCTCCCTCGCGGGCATGACCCGGTCTGTCCTGCAACCTACACATCGACTGGGagtcctttcttcttgttttctccgttctcacCCTCCTCGTGAGCATGTCTCTCCATCTTATTctacttctctctcttcttcccggtCTCCCTCGCTGGCCCCCGCTGCGGGCTTCACTTGCTTCAGAGGatttgcgcatgcagcggcggcCTCGAGGGTCGCAGAGAGCTcgacgagaagcgaggagcccaaagcgaaggaaggcgacattctcgctctcgtcaaAAAACTGCGAGCGCGTACCGGCGGGGTCAGCATTGGAGAGTGCCGCAAAGCTCTCGAAGAATCCAATATGGTGAGGGAAACATTTTTTCCAGCTCACTCTTGTTAGACATCCCAAGCGACACTTAGGTCCACACACCGCGTCGTCCACATTCCCACATAAAAAGTTGATATGTGTCTTCCGGAAATCTATTCATATGAAACGCATGTCTTGTCCATATCAGGGCGCCCAAATAatgtatacatttatatatatatatatatatgtatatatgtatacatatgttgTGTGTGCCTGTGGGTATGTACGGATGTATGCATGTAAGTATATGTGTGCGCAGGTGGGTGGGCAAGTGTGTATTTGCACAGAAAGGGAGTTTTTTGATTCACACGAGAGCGATTAGGAGTTTCCTTTCGCGTGTTTCCCCTCGTTTGTGTCTGGTTGTCTTCAGGATCTAGAAGAAGCAGCGGTGAATCTCCGAAAGCGAGGCATTGCTCGTGCCTCCAGGAGAGCCGACCGGGTGGCAGCTGAGGGCGTGATCGCGGCTGTGTGTCTCCCGGCGGCTCGGCAGTCAGGCGCGGCctctggagagacggagggacAGGCGTCCAACAGCGGAGGAGGGAAGAcggtctgtctcctcgaacTGAACTCGGAGACAGACTTCGTCGCGAAGAACGCGCGCTTTGTTGCCCTTGCCCGAGCCGCCGCCACTGCGGCGGTGCAGGCCGCCGAAGAggcaaggagacaggagacaggcgaggccCTGTCGAGCGAGCAGGGGGAGCGTATCTCGCGTGCAGCCTTGATCGAAGCCGCGCAGGCGTCTCTGGTGGATCCGCAGGAGTTCCGAGAGGCAGGCCTCGACGGCTTGTTCCAaccagagacgagaagatcTATTCCTGCGGTACCTCCGCccggaggcgagagcgaggccGGCGGGTCGAGCACTCTGGGCGACATGATGGCTTTGCTGTCTCAGCAGTTTGGAGAGAAACTCCAGATTTCCAGCATTGAACATGTTTcacttcccctctctccctcgcctgcCTCCGTTCACCAGGCTGTGGGGTGGTACGTACACGGGCAAGTCGCCGAAGGTGTGGGGCGCGCGGCGGCCACAGTCGTTCTGGAgtggagggagaagggagacctCGGAGACAGCTCGCCAGCCGGTCGGGAGGAACCAGGTCCCGACACAGGCCGAAGACTCGAGATCCTTGCCAAGCTTCTCGCCATGCAGGCCGTGGCAACCCGCCCACGGTTCTTGAAGCTGTCCGACATCACGCCAACCgaaatggagacagagagacagatctTGCGGGCCTCCGTCGCTCAGCAGTTCCCCTCCAGTCCTGACAAGGTCGACAAGGTCGTCGAAAGTCGTTTGAAGGCGCAGCTCCGCGAGCAAACATTCGTCGAGCAAGATTTCCTTCTGGCTTCCCAGATGGCTACAGTGCTCGCCGACGGCCCAAGGGACAACGTGAGttctgaaggagacagcgccggTGGAGCCCAAAAGGAGAACAAGTGTGAACGTGAAGTAGTGACGGTTAAGGAAGCGCTCAGACGGGTGGCACAGGCGCTGCAGTGTGGCGACATTGATGTCAGAGACTTGCGGCTGCTGGGTATTGGCAGCTAACTGCAGTCATTTTATTTAGACGCGTCGTCACCTTTCCGCTCAACAAATCAGGTGTCTAGGTTCCCGGTTTCTCGAAGAATGCAGACAGGAGATTTCATGTCTCATAGCATAAGAGCGGTTTGCCTTATTTGTGTCTTCACTGAGTCGAGAATCAAGGGGAACAAGGCGAGACACGGCAGGGGACCTCCGGCTCCTCTTCTCAGTTTGCCGTTTCACGCCCTTCTCGTACTCGAGAGCTCAGGTAGAACAGCCGTCACATTGATGAGAGTCGGAGACTTTCAGAACGCAAAAAATCTGTAGACAGACCGGGAACCGTTCCGGGACCCCTCGCTGTTTCTCACTCAGGCACGCTTAGAAAATGCCCGAAAGCCGCTGGTTGCCTCCCTCACACTTCGCCTTGCTCGAAGCTTACGCAGGCGCCTCTCACACTCTTCTAGACGTCTGACTGTAGGCAGGGTTCGATACGAAAATGTTTCTGTGCGCATACAAATCAAtgtacatgaatatatatgcatgtatatatatgtatgtatatatatatatatatatatatatatgtacatgtgtatgtgtatgagTGGCTCTCTGCGTACTGCGGTGTCGATGTCCGGCACTTCGTTTCGAGCAGAATCGAGCAGCTGGATTAAGAACGCGGGGAGAGGGTTTGCTCCCCACCTACCGCTCAAGATTGTGCAAGTATGTGCAACAGACACCAATTCATTGAAGCGAATCTCTATAGCTCACACGAGTTAGTAGAAGGGATCTGTAGGAGCCAGTGACGGCGGAAGCTGTTTTGTAGGCAGACGGCCCTCAGAGGTTTTTGGCTACTCGCTTCGCCGATTTTTCGTGCAAACATCCAATGGAGAACTGCTTgttgagaaaaacgagacttTTCGGCTCGGCGCGTCTTTTAGACCTTGCGCACGGACCCTTCACCGAGAACTGCAGGAGGAAGGCAGCCCGGCAGAGGTGAGCTCTTTGTTTTCATGAatcagagaggcagaaactGACACaggggaggcagagaacaagagaggtGGGGGCACAGGCCCGGGGTTGTTACTGGTTCCACGCAAAGCGCCCAGAACAGAAAACCAAGAGGCTGGAAAAGTAAAGCGATAGCAAAAGAAAACTTCGAAGTAGAAAAAGAACCCCTCCCAGGAAATGTGTAGACTTCAGTTACAGACGTAGAAGGCGTTCGTACAGTTTCAGCAGCTACTTGCGAGCCTGATGTCTCGCCTCCTATTCTGTGTCCACTCTCTGTACCCCTGCGTACTTTTTCCTCGTatccctctgcatgcacatttgCTTGGGGCGTTTGTGGCACTGCCACAACCTCAGGATTCCTCGTGTCCCAGATTTGCCTCGATGCGTTTCTTCACAAACTCTCGCGCGaccttctctgcgtccgtTCATcccagagaagacgagacacatTCTCCAATCAGAGTGGTGGAGTTCCGTTTTGACCCCCGGTCGAGCATGAAGAGATTTCTGCGGAT
This genomic interval carries:
- a CDS encoding hypothetical protein (encoded by transcript TGME49_209005), encoding MKVDCPLTHFPHQTSADFSEFAEPPQVRPRRNKVSSFRFQDEKRARRPTLLNSSGKRNIYAFTTNRRLFRGLL
- a CDS encoding elongation factor TS protein (encoded by transcript TGME49_209010), translating into MCLFEANCFSAVTSFSFVSTSPPPPPPSLVIVQLANFSSDSPQGFAHAAAASRVAESSTRSEEPKAKEGDILALVKKLRARTGGVSIGECRKALEESNMDLEEAAVNLRKRGIARASRRADRVAAEGVIAAVCLPAARQSGAASGETEGQASNSGGGKTVCLLELNSETDFVAKNARFVALARAAATAAVQAAEEARRQETGEALSSEQGERISRAALIEAAQASLVDPQEFREAGLDGLFQPETRRSIPAVPPPGGESEAGGSSTLGDMMALLSQQFGEKLQISSIEHVSLPLSPSPASVHQAVGWYVHGQVAEGVGRAAATVVLEWREKGDLGDSSPAGREEPGPDTGRRLEILAKLLAMQAVATRPRFLKLSDITPTEMETERQILRASVAQQFPSSPDKVDKVVESRLKAQLREQTFVEQDFLLASQMATVLADGPRDNVSSEGDSAGGAQKENKCEREVVTVKEALRRVAQALQCGDIDVRDLRLLGIGS